From the Acidobacteriota bacterium genome, the window GGAGGCTACATGCCGCGCGCCACGCGGGATTCAGTATTACAAGACCAACGAGGCCATCGCATTAAAGCGTCAGTTTGCTGGCTGGACACATGCACAAAGAGATAAGAAGCTAATTCAACTTGCCAATGTAATCGCTGAGTTTCGACCGATAGAAATTGGGGCAACGATACGCCGGTCGTTGTTCGAGTCGGCGCTATCTGAATCGAACTTCACGGACCAATTTATGTCCGATCCGTACTATCTTCTCGCGACGTATCTGTGTGCTCGTACCGATGTTCTAGCCCTTCGCTTTCAGAACAATTCTGGATTAAAAGTGGATAAGGTCGACTTTTTTTTGACAATCATGGCGCGGTTGGCTATCACTTCAAACAGCACTTCAACTCGCATATTAAGCAACACATGGACCTTGCCGGTGAATGTTTCCATGTCGATGACAAAGACTTCTTGCCGCTTCAGGCAGCAGACATGAGTGCCGGGAGGAACAGGCGGGATGCGCAAAAGATCGCCCTATGGACTGCGGCGGATCGTGTTCTTGGTTCGTTGCCCTCGAAGGTTTTTTCTATCGATGCCAGTTGGTTGAGGGAAACTGCTCTTGGTGCCCGCCAAGCTGCGAAGGGTATGCGTCGGCCTAGTGGCACAGGTTCAAAACCCGATCCATCATGTTGAACTCATCACGGTTGTTAAAGCGGAAAGAGAATTCATTCAAATAGAGAGGTAGATATTTCGCTGAAACCTTATGGAATACTCCAACAATCCCACGCTTGAAGAGGGACCAAACATTCTCCACGCCGTTGGTATGAACAGCCTTCCCGTCCTCATAGCGAACATACGTTTCACCATGATTGACGGCGCGGTGCGTGAACTGGGAGCTATCCAACCACAAGTAGGAAGAGAATTCGTCTGTGTGAATTTCGCTTCCGGGTTCCGCGTGTTCTCGGATGAAATTCTTGAGGACCGATGCTGAACAATTCTCAACAGCCTGCATCCGAATCTTCCCAGTGGTCCGCTCTTTTATGCCAACTACGGGAACTTTATTGGCGGCTCCTCTGCCGCGGGGACCTTTTCTTGATCCGCCTACATAAGTTTCGTCAACTTCGAGGACACCGGAAAGTTTCCCAATCAAAGCATCATCCTCTTTCATAGCCAGACGAATACGATGAGCCATGTACCATGCAGTTTTGTAAGTAGTATCAAGTTGCCGCTGAAGTTCTTTCGCAGAGATACCTTTTTTTGCAGAGCACATGAGGTAGATTGCCAAAAACCACTTAGTGAGCGAAAGGTGCGAATCGTGAAAGATCGTTCCCACAGTCACAGAGTATTGATAGTCGCAATCGGCGCAATAGTACAGATGCCGCTCTTTGCCGGTTTTCCCTTGAGATGCGAGCCGAGACACGCGGTCTCCATCGCAGCGCACACATCGCAAACCCTTCGGCCAGCGGATGCGCTCAAAGTGAGCGGTGCAAGTTTCCTCAGAGTTGAACTTAGAAACGATCGCGAAAATACTGGGCTGCTGTTTCATGATTCCCCCTACTTACAACCCAATCATATCAGCCTTTTGGGCTTTTGTCAAGGGGATAATCGCCAAGTTTTTTTGGCAGTCACTTTCTAGTCATTTGAGTACCGCAAGTTGTTGACTCTTCGTTCGAGCAACTACCGCAATTGTCAATTTGAAGGCTCTGGAAATCATTTTTCAACAAGCTGCTAAACATTGCATCGGCCCAGTTCGCGTGGGACTACGCGACTCGTAAGCTCAGTTCCTGGGATGTGTAAAGTGGAAATCGTATTACTTGTTCCACTCAAACAGGTTCTTCCAGGGACTGGCGGAGCGGGACCCTTGCGGAGCGCGATGTCGGCGCACGCGCAGCGCATAGTGCAGAAGGCTGAGCAATACCGTGTACTGTGGGGCGTCGAGCGATTCGGGCAGGCCCAGCACGCGGGGCGGCAGGCCGATGCGGGCGGGCATGAGCAAAACGCGTTCGGCCAGATCACACATGCCCGGTAGATTGGCGCCGCCGCCGCACAGGACAATCCCCGCCTCCAGATGGTCCTCCAACTTCTCGGGTAGGGACGTGTGGCGCAACTCATTCAGGACGAGTGAGAACAACTCCATGCCGCGCGCTTCGAGTATCTCACGCAACAGACTTTGCTGAATGAGTCGCGAGGTGGGCCGACCGAGTTCGGGCACTTCAAAAGTTGTGCCGGTGTGTCGCCATCCGGCGGTAACCGCGCCAAAGGTCTGCTTGATGCTCTCGGCGTCGACGCGGGCCGTGTGCAGGCCGATCATCAAGTCACTCGTGAAGTGATCGCCACCCACGGCAATCGATGCACTCATGACCACGCCACCGTGGCGATATACAATCATCTCCGAGCTGGCGCCGCCGATCACCACCACCATCACGCCGCTGGCACGCTCGTCCACGGAGGTGGCCGCCTCGCCGACGGCGTAGGATTCGGCGGCCATGGTCTCCACCATGACGCTGGAACGATTCACAGCGGCAACGAGATTCCGTCCCACCGCGGCGGATCCAGTCAGCACGTAGCCGTGCACAGCCAGTTGGATGCCGAGCAGTCCTACCGGATCGCGGATGCCGCCGCGCGAGTCGAGCACAAACTCACGCGGCAGCACATGGATGATTTCGCGGTCGGCGGCGAGCGGCACGCCGCGGACCTCGTCCATCAATTGCACCACATCGTTGTTGGCAACTTCGCGCGGCTGTGAGTGCGAGAGAAACATGCCATCATGGCTGCCGATGGAGTGCAGGTGCGACCCACCTGTGCCAATAACGGCGGACTCGATGACCAGCCCGTCGGCCATCTGCTCAGCCTGGGCGACGGCTTCGCGCACGCTGGCGACGACGGCTTCCATGTCCACGAGATTGCCTTTGACCCAGCCATTGGAGGAGGCCTCGCCGACGCCGAACAGACGCAGGCGCGTGCCGTCATCCGTGCCGCCCGCGGGTGCTTCGGCGATGGCGGCGCGCGTGTGCGCATGGCCGAGATCGATCGCGGCTACGTACTCCGCTTTGTTGCTCATTGTGCTCCGCCTTGTTGCCTATTGTCCGATGACCGGGGCCATGCCGGCTTCCTGCATGGGCGCGGAGGGAGTCGGCGATCCTGCGGCGCGAGTAGCGGGTGGCGATGGGGGCTTCAACGGGCGCGGGGACTGCGTGGGTTTGTCAATACGTACAGTCTGCGGCTCACCCGAGTGAATCACGGCTTGCCCTTCGTAGCGCAGATCAATCGATTGAATTTCCGTGAACTGCTGACGCCAATCATCAATGTGAGTCAGGTAAGTTTGGAAGCGCTCGGCGTAGCTCTCCTCACCGAAGTGCAACAGCACCGAGTGATCGCCATCGGTGGCGATGGCGCGAAGATTGCGGGGATCGGCAAGATTCACTTCGGATATTTGCTCGACAGCCGTCCGTCCG encodes:
- a CDS encoding IS1595 family transposase, with translation MKQQPSIFAIVSKFNSEETCTAHFERIRWPKGLRCVRCDGDRVSRLASQGKTGKERHLYYCADCDYQYSVTVGTIFHDSHLSLTKWFLAIYLMCSAKKGISAKELQRQLDTTYKTAWYMAHRIRLAMKEDDALIGKLSGVLEVDETYVGGSRKGPRGRGAANKVPVVGIKERTTGKIRMQAVENCSASVLKNFIREHAEPGSEIHTDEFSSYLWLDSSQFTHRAVNHGETYVRYEDGKAVHTNGVENVWSLFKRGIVGVFHKVSAKYLPLYLNEFSFRFNNRDEFNMMDRVLNLCH
- the ftsA gene encoding cell division protein FtsA — translated: MSNKAEYVAAIDLGHAHTRAAIAEAPAGGTDDGTRLRLFGVGEASSNGWVKGNLVDMEAVVASVREAVAQAEQMADGLVIESAVIGTGGSHLHSIGSHDGMFLSHSQPREVANNDVVQLMDEVRGVPLAADREIIHVLPREFVLDSRGGIRDPVGLLGIQLAVHGYVLTGSAAVGRNLVAAVNRSSVMVETMAAESYAVGEAATSVDERASGVMVVVIGGASSEMIVYRHGGVVMSASIAVGGDHFTSDLMIGLHTARVDAESIKQTFGAVTAGWRHTGTTFEVPELGRPTSRLIQQSLLREILEARGMELFSLVLNELRHTSLPEKLEDHLEAGIVLCGGGANLPGMCDLAERVLLMPARIGLPPRVLGLPESLDAPQYTVLLSLLHYALRVRRHRAPQGSRSASPWKNLFEWNK